The DNA sequence GGTTTTCCATCGGTATCGTCTGACAGAGTGCCTTTTGTTTTTGATGAGATTCCAGGTGATGAGGGAGATACTGGTGAAATGCCTGATGTAACAGTAACAGGTTCAACTATTGCTGATTTCAAACCTAATTATCTGGTTAATGTGACATCTGCTGATATTGTTGAGACAGACAAGGCTGGACCGGCTATTATGAATACTCCGCTTACAAAGATCGTTGCGCCAAATGTTGTAGAAGTTAGGTTCAGTGAACCTGTTAAATCAGCTACATTTAGTGGTGCGGATCTTGAATTTCAAATTGCCTCAACTGGTCGTTTTCTTAATAATAATCAAATGACTTCGGTTAAGTTGCTTGATGGTGGGAGAACGGCGCGTGTATTCTTTGACAATAACTATTTTGTGTCAAGTGCAAGTGGTGAATATAAGGTAAGATTTTCTGGCTCTGGTGTGGTCACTGATGCAGCTGGTAATGGTAATACTCAGACCGGTCTTCAAAATCTCACATATGCAGTTACGGTAGCTTCACCAAGTGGTAGTGTTACAGCTCTTCCGGCGCAGATTCAGGGTGCTATACTTGAAGCTAAGTTTAAGCGTTCAAGCAATGATCCGTTCAGCAGTGAATACAAGGAAGGATATATTCAGGTGACAAGGTATGAGATTTATCGTCGCCTTGCTGGTGATGCTGGGGCACCACTGTATCCGGTATTTAGCTTTGTGCCACCTTCAAAGAATACGGTGAGCGGAGATACAATAGCTGTAAGATTTGTTCCAATACCACTTGATACGCTTGTTTACGATTACTTTATAGTTGCAGTTGCTGGCGATAAAGCTTCTGGTAGGGAAGCTGAACCATTGAAGATTGAGAATATCAATAATTATATTGTTGCAAATCTTAGCCTCAAGGGTGAAGGTGCGTTGCCGGGTATAGAGTCAGTTAGCTCAGGGCTTGTATACCTTGGTAGCGCGAAGCTTCCGGCTGATTTGACGCCACCTGCTGCACCTGGCAAGTTTATTGTGGTTGATGATCCTGCGGATAATGGTTTAGGTTTGATTGCGAGGTTTGAGCTTTCACCTGATGATGGTAAGTTTATTGAATTTACAACCTGGGCCGGTACTCAAAGGATACCGCTTGTAAGTGGTTACAATATTTATGACGGTACAGGGAAGCTTATAGCAACGATTCCAGCTGGTGTTAAAGAGTACAGATTTAATGCGCTCAACAGAGAGCTCAATACTTATGTAATTAGGGCAACCGATGGTGGAAATGATTCTGAGCCATCAGCTCCAAATAAAGCTATTGCTGTTGATAATTCAGTGGTTGGTGATTTCAATTCAGATAGGAGAGTGGATGTTTTTGACCTTGTGATCTTTTCCAAGTTCTATGGTTTAGGTTCAAGTGATGGTGAGTATGACGTTGTTTTTGATCTCAATCGTGATGGGCAAATTAATATCTATGATCTTGTAGAATTCAGCAAAGTTTTTGGTACATCAGTTTCAAGCAAAGTGAATGTACCTGAAAAGCTTGGATATTTGAAGGGTGATATAAAGATAGATACTGAGACACTTGAAGGTGAGAGGGTGAGCGCAATATTGAAGCTTACTGGGGTATCAAATTTGAAAGGTTATCAGTTTAACATAAAGATTGAGAATGGAGAGATTGAGAGAGTAGATGGGGGCAAGGAATTTGGCTTGTTTGTTGAGAAAGCTTCCGCCAGCGGAAGGCTTGTCGCTGGCGTCTCGCTGGCGGAGGTTTCCTCCGAACCGGAGCTTGTGAGTCTTGTGATTAAGGTTAAAGACCCATCTGAGCCGGCGAGGATAGAAATCAATGATATTGTTGTGATTACCAATAATGATGAAGCAGGCTTATTGAACAATGTTTCCTATGAAGCGAATATTATTCCGAAGAAATTCGCTCTTATGCAGAACTATCCAAATCCGTTTAACCCATCAACAACTATAAGGTTTGATATCCCGAAAGAAGCAAGAGTTAAGGTGGTAATATATGATATTATGGGCAGACAAGTTAGGACGCTTGTTGATGAGGATTTAAAGCCTGGAGTATATAAGATAACCTGGGATGGGCGGAATGATAATGGTGAGATACTCTCAAGCGGGATTTATTTCTATAGGATAGTGGCTGATAAATTTGTGGATGTTAAGAAGATGGTATTGTTGAAGTAAGATTTAAATTGAACCCCTCCCCTATAGATGGGGAGGGGTTTTTAAATTAAAAAATAAAATGAATGGGGTAGATATGAGAAAGGTTTTTGAAATTATTTTGTTAGTTTTGTTTACAACCTTTATTACAAATGGTGGGCAGAATCAAAGAGCAAGGGTTTTTATTGATTTTAATACTAAAGCTGGTAATCAAAATTTAGTCCAATTTTATTATCCATTTAGAGCTGGGGATACTTTGTATTTTGAAATTAGAGGGGATTCCCTTGCTGGGTTGATAGCTTATGATTTTAGGATTGGTTATGATACAAGTTATTTCCAATTTCTTACAGCAACAGCAAATAGTAATATATCAGGTGAAGTCAATGTTTTAAGGTTAAATGGTGGTTCGTTATTCACTGAAATAAGTAACGAGGTAACCCCTGGAGAGGTAGTTTTTGCGACATTGCTTAGGTCACAGGATTCAAGTAAATATGTAAGTGGTTCTGGTCTTTTGGGGGTTTTGAGTTTTAGAGTTAAGTCTAGTAATTTTACTAGTAAAATTAGAGTCATTAAAGCTAATTTTCTTGATTATCAAAATGGGAAAGACACAATAACTTATAATGTTGATTATACGGTTGGATCAGTGCAATTAGTTAACATAAGTGAAGCTCGGGTTGATGCAGATAGTAATTATGTACCTGATAAATTAGATCAGATTTTAGCAGTTGAAGGAATAGTAACATCAATAAATTATACTGCTTCAGCGGGTAGCTCATCATATTATATACAGGATGGGACTGGTGGTATAAATGTATTTTTAAGTGGTCAGGTAGTTAATCTTGACCCTGGTGATAGGATTAGGGTTGTAGGTAAAATAATTCAATTTAGAGGTTTAACTGAAATCTCGCCATTTGATAGTAGCGGTATTATTTTAATTTCAAAAGGTAACCAAATTCCTTCGCCTGTTAGAATAAGTGTAAGAAATTATCTTGCAAATGCTGAGGCATATGAGGGTCGTTTAATAAGGGTTGATTCACTTTGGAAAGCGAGTGGAACATGGCCCGGGGAAAATTCGGATGCAAATTTATTATTTGTATCATTTGATAAACAAGATACAATACTAATAAGGATAGATCGTGATACTGATATTGATGGGCAGAGGGAGGTTCAATACCCTGTAAGTGTAGTTGGGATAGCAAGTCAATTTACAAATAAAATCCCGCCGAATGATGGGTATCAAATTTTGCCAAGATTTTATACAGATTTTATACCTATAAATTTGCCACCATCAGCATTTAGTTTAACATCCCCGGGGGATAATTATAGTTTTCAATTTTTGTTTGGCGATACTTTATTAACATTTACATGGGATAAAAGCATGGATTTGAACGTGCCCCCAGATTCTGTAATGTATAAATTTCAAATTTATTTTCCATCAACAGGCAGGTTATTTAAGCGGGATTCATTAACTACAAATTCATATAATCTAACTTATTCAGAGATTTTGCCATACTTCTTGGGAACAGATACGGTGATTACAGGACAGTGGAGAGTTATAGCGTTTGATTCAAAGGGTGCGGAGACAAGTTCAAATCAGATATTTAATATTATATTGAGGAAAAAACCTGTCTTGGTTTCTGAATACAGTGAGATACCGAAGGAATTTGCACTTTATCAAAATTATCCGAATCCGTTTAACCCGACGACTTTAATCAAGTTTGATGTTCCAAAGGAGACAAATGTTAAGATAGTAATTTATGATATTCTTGGGAGGGTTGTAAAGAATCTTGTGGATGAAAATCTTAAACCAGGAGCATATAAAGTTATATGGGATGGTACAGATGCTTCAGGTGCAAAGTTGCCAAGTGGGATATATTTTTATAGTATGATTACAGAGAACTATATAAATGTGAAAAAAATGGTGTTGCTTAAGTAAGGGAGTTATATTGCCGGATAATATTCCTTTTAATTGCCCTTGCTACCCTTTGGGAGCAAGGGTTTTTTGTTTTATTATAGGGGTTATAAAGTAATCTTTGCGTTTCGTAATTTAACTCATTGTTTCACATAGTGAAACAGTGAAATTATTGGCTATTGACATGAATTGGGATATTTTTTATCTTAATTCTGGATAAAAGATAATTTGAAAGTTCATGTCCATCGCACAAAAAAATAACTCGGTTGAGAAAGCGTTTGCAATTTTATCTGTTTTTTCGCAAAATGGGGGGAAATTTGAGTTTGGGGTTGGGGAGATAAGTAAAATTTTAAAAATGCATAAAGCCACTGTTCATAGATTTCTCCGCTCGCTGGAGAAAATTGGGGTTATTGAAAAAAATAGCGAGACAGGGAAATACAGGTTAGGACTTAAACTTTACGAACTTGGGAATAGTGTGTCGTTAAAGAAAATTATGGTGGATAGAGCGAGAAAGTATCTTGAGGATTTGCATTGGTATTTGAACGAGACTGTTCATTTTGCAACGCTTAAAAACGGGGAGGTTGCGTATCTTGATAAAATAATTGCCGATAGGAATTTTGTTATAATTTCGGAAGTTGGGAAGCGACTTCCTGCACATTGCACGGGGCTTGGTAAGGCAATGCTTGCTTTTTTGCCTGAAAAGGATGTTAAAAGAATTATAAAGGAGAAGGGGTTGAAAAAATTTACAAAAAACACGATAACGAATCGGAAAAAGTTTTTTGAGGAATTGAAAAGGATCAGGGAAAGAGGTTATGCAATTGATGATGAAGAGATTGAAGATGGCTTAAGATGTATTGCGGCGCCCGTTTTTAATGGTGAGGGGAAAGTAATAGCAGCGGTTAGTATTTCTGGACCATCAAGCCGAATAAATGAAGAAGTCTATGATGAGTATTCAAAATATGTGATTAAAACTGCAAAGTTAATTTCAGAAGAGCTTAAAAATATAGATTGGGGAATGTTGGGATGTATGAGTTAAATGAATTAACACATAAAGTTGGGGTTATCGGTAAAGTTCTTGAGCTTAAGAATTTCATTGGTGGTAAATTTGTTGATTCGGTGAGTGGTAAAAGGTTTGAGAGCAGATATCCTGCAACGAATGAGGTTATCGCAACTGTTCCTGAAAGTGGTAAAGAAGATGTTGAAATGGCGGTTAAATCGGCGGTTGAAGCTTTTAAAGTTTGGGGGAAAATGCCTGTTAAAGAGAGAAGTAAGTATTTGATGAGGATTTCGGAGCTTATTATGGATAAACTTGATGAGCTTGCATATCTTGAGTCAATAGATGTTGGGAAGCCGATAAAGCTTTCAAAGGGGATGGAGGTGCCGCGGGCGTCTTATAATTTTTCTTTCTTCGCTGAGTTTGCGAAGTATGTTCATACAGAGTTTTATGAGACGGATGATCGCGGGGCGATAAATTATGTTTTGAGGCGTCCAGTTGGTGTTGCGGGATTAATAACACCATGGAATCTTCCACTTTTGCTGACTACCTGGAAGGTTGCTCCATGTCTTGCAGCTGGAAATACATGTATAATAAAGCCCTCTGAGCTCACACCGATAACTGCGACAAAACTTGCGGAAATAGCAGCTGAGGCTGGGCTTCCGGATGGGGTTTTAAATGTTGTTCATGGTTTTGGTCCTAATTCGGCAGGTGAGTTTATTGTTTCGCATCCAGAGGTAAAATTGATCTCGCTTACAGGGGAGACAACCACAGGTCAAACTATAATGCGAACTGCTTCACAGCATCTTAAAAAACTGTCCTTTGAACTTGGGGGTAAAAATCCAAATATAATTTTTGCTGACGCAGATATTGAGCAGGCGCTTGATGTAACGATTCAGTCAAGTTTTTCCAATCAGGGTGAGGTTTGCTTGTGTGGTTCAAGGATTTATGTTGAGAGAAAAGTTTATGATGAGTTTGTTGAAAAACTTGTTGAGCGTGCTAAAAAAGTTAAAGTTGGAGATCCGCTTGATCCGGAAACTGATATGGGGGCGTTGATAAGTGAAGAGCACCTTCAAAAGGTGCGCACCTACCTTGAAATAGCAATTGAAGACGGTGGCAAAATCTTAACAGGAGGTAAAACGCCAGAGCACCTTCCTGAAAAATTTAAGTCAGGAAATTGGCTTGAACCTACCGTAATCGTGGGGTTAAATGATAACTGCAGAGTTATAAGAGAAGA is a window from the Candidatus Kryptobacter tengchongensis genome containing:
- a CDS encoding 2-hydroxymuconate semialdehyde dehydrogenase, with product MYELNELTHKVGVIGKVLELKNFIGGKFVDSVSGKRFESRYPATNEVIATVPESGKEDVEMAVKSAVEAFKVWGKMPVKERSKYLMRISELIMDKLDELAYLESIDVGKPIKLSKGMEVPRASYNFSFFAEFAKYVHTEFYETDDRGAINYVLRRPVGVAGLITPWNLPLLLTTWKVAPCLAAGNTCIIKPSELTPITATKLAEIAAEAGLPDGVLNVVHGFGPNSAGEFIVSHPEVKLISLTGETTTGQTIMRTASQHLKKLSFELGGKNPNIIFADADIEQALDVTIQSSFSNQGEVCLCGSRIYVERKVYDEFVEKLVERAKKVKVGDPLDPETDMGALISEEHLQKVRTYLEIAIEDGGKILTGGKTPEHLPEKFKSGNWLEPTVIVGLNDNCRVIREEIFGPVVTISPFDTEEEVIERANNTHYGLSATIWTKDLTRAHRVAGQIEAGVIWINTWFLRDLRTPFGGMKMSGIGREGGIYSFEFYTELKNVCIKL
- a CDS encoding Por secretion system C-terminal sorting domain-containing protein, with translation MRKVFEIILLVLFTTFITNGGQNQRARVFIDFNTKAGNQNLVQFYYPFRAGDTLYFEIRGDSLAGLIAYDFRIGYDTSYFQFLTATANSNISGEVNVLRLNGGSLFTEISNEVTPGEVVFATLLRSQDSSKYVSGSGLLGVLSFRVKSSNFTSKIRVIKANFLDYQNGKDTITYNVDYTVGSVQLVNISEARVDADSNYVPDKLDQILAVEGIVTSINYTASAGSSSYYIQDGTGGINVFLSGQVVNLDPGDRIRVVGKIIQFRGLTEISPFDSSGIILISKGNQIPSPVRISVRNYLANAEAYEGRLIRVDSLWKASGTWPGENSDANLLFVSFDKQDTILIRIDRDTDIDGQREVQYPVSVVGIASQFTNKIPPNDGYQILPRFYTDFIPINLPPSAFSLTSPGDNYSFQFLFGDTLLTFTWDKSMDLNVPPDSVMYKFQIYFPSTGRLFKRDSLTTNSYNLTYSEILPYFLGTDTVITGQWRVIAFDSKGAETSSNQIFNIILRKKPVLVSEYSEIPKEFALYQNYPNPFNPTTLIKFDVPKETNVKIVIYDILGRVVKNLVDENLKPGAYKVIWDGTDASGAKLPSGIYFYSMITENYINVKKMVLLK
- a CDS encoding transcriptional regulator, IclR family, whose translation is MSIAQKNNSVEKAFAILSVFSQNGGKFEFGVGEISKILKMHKATVHRFLRSLEKIGVIEKNSETGKYRLGLKLYELGNSVSLKKIMVDRARKYLEDLHWYLNETVHFATLKNGEVAYLDKIIADRNFVIISEVGKRLPAHCTGLGKAMLAFLPEKDVKRIIKEKGLKKFTKNTITNRKKFFEELKRIRERGYAIDDEEIEDGLRCIAAPVFNGEGKVIAAVSISGPSSRINEEVYDEYSKYVIKTAKLISEELKNIDWGMLGCMS